Sequence from the Chroogloeocystis siderophila 5.2 s.c.1 genome:
CTAGGCTGTGCCTATTTATAAATATAAGTTTTAATCAACTTTTTGTCAACTACCGCTAGCCTGTATAGTTACATACAAAAATAACTAACGGTAATTCTACTTAAATAAAATAACTTGCCTCAAGAGCATTAATTTCTTAAAGCAAGCTTATGCATTTGTTAGTTGTGATTAATAGAAGCTAAGCAGTGGTATTAATTCCACTCCCAGCCTTGCAATTTTAGAGAGAATTGGAGAGCCACTGCGGTGCGGGGTGTCCCCCCGTTGAAGCAAGTGGCGTGGATTTAGGGGACACCGTCGTTGTGATTGAGGTAACCTAAAGCTGCTTCACTTCAGAAACCAACTTCGCGACGACATCTTTCGCACTGCCAAAGAGCATCATTGTTTTATCTTTGTAAAACAAATCGTTATCAACCCCAGCAAAGCCAGTACTCATCCCTCGCTTAATGACGATTGTGTGCTTAGCGCGATCGACTTCTAAAATTGGCATTCCATAAATTGGGCTAGCAGCATCGCTACGCGCGGCGGGATTCACGACATCATTTGCCCCAATGACTAACGCGACATCGGTTTGCTCAAACTGGGGATTGATATCATCCATGTCGTACAACTGCGGATATGGTACGTTTGCCTCGGCGAGTAACACATTCATATGTCCTGGCATTCTTCCTGCAACGGGGTGAATTGCATACTTAACCTCCACGCCCATTTTTTCGAGTTGATCTGCCAATTCACGAACGCTGTGCTGTGCTTGCGCGACTGCCATACCGTAGCCAGGAACAATCACTACCGATCGCGCATAACCTAACATCATTGCGCCTTCTTCGGGATCAATGCTGTGGACAGTTTTATCTTCTGTACCACTACCACCAGAGACGCCCGCCTTACCAAACGAGCCGAACAAGACGCTTGCCAATGAGCGGTTCATTGCCTTACACATGATCTGCGTCAAAATCAATCCCGATGCGCCTACTAAAGCACCCGCGATGATTAGCATATTGTTCATCACGACAAAACCAGCCGCACTCGCCGCTAAACCTGATAATGAGTTCAACAGCGAAATCACGACTGGCATATCGCCGCCACCAATCGGTAAGACAAATAGCACGCCGAGGAGCAAGGAAATTCCTGCTACTGCTAAGAATATTGGTAAATTTTCGGGGGAGACTAATAAATATCCGCTACCAACAACAAAACCAACTAAAAGTAAGGCATTAATCGGTTGCTGTAGGGGAAATGTCACGGGAGAACCGCTGATTAAACCTTGCAACTTAGCAAAGGCAATCATACTACCAGTAAACGTGACGCCACCGATAAACACATCCAACAGCATCGAGACGTTGGCATCAAGAGGGATGGCTTGCGATGTTCCCCTCAATCGCCAAAACTCAGCGACGGCGACAAGCGCAGAAGCCGCGCCACCAAGTCCGTTCAACAAGCCTACCATTTGTGGCATCGCGGTCATGGCAACTTTTTGCGCCGCGATCGCCCCAATCAACGAACCAACTGCTAACCCGACTAAGATCATTTCATAGCTCAGCACCTGCCGATCGAGCAGCGTTGCTACAACCGCAAGCAACATCCCGACTGCGGCTAAGAAATTACCTTGACGCGCGGTAGCAGGCGAACCTAATTTCTTTAAACCGACGATAAATAACGAAGCCGCGACTAAATAACTTAACTGAATTCCTGTTGGTAGAAAGTCACTCACGCTTTCACCTCTTTTTTCTTAAACATTTGCAACATCCGATCTGTTACTAGAAAACCACCTACAACGTTGATGGTTGCTAGCACAACGGCGATTAAGCCTAAAATTACCGATACGCTTCCTTCATTGGCACCTGAAACTAGAATCGCGCCGATTACCGCAATGCCTGAAATTGCATTCGCGCCAGACATCAAAGGTGTATGTAGTGTTGGTGGGACTTTATTGATCACCTCAAATCCCGTAAAAGATGCCAAAACAAATACAAACAAAGCGGCAAGTAATGCTTCTGTCATTGAAAACTCTCCTAATTTGATTTGGTAATTGGTAATTGCTTTTACGACCTATTACCGATTCCTGATCGCCGCTTACCCCGCTGTAGCACTACTCAACGTTGCCAAAGCTTCTTTTACGCGTTGATTGCGAATTTCACCCGCGTGTGTGATACAAGCAGCACTGACAATATCGTCTGCAAAATTTATGTCTAAGTTGCCATCTTTGATCAGCAGTTGAACGAGCGAAGACAGGTTTTTAGAATACAGTTGACTAGCGTGAACGGGCATCGATGAAGGTAAATTGATAGGACCAATAATTGTCACGCCATTGCGTTGCACGTCTTTACCTGGTTCGGTGCAAGCACAGTTTCCACCTTGTTCAGCGGCAAGATCGACAATCACTGAACCTGGTTTCATGTTTACCACCATGTCTTCCGTCACGAGTAGCGGGGCTTTTTTGCCAGGAACTTGTGCGGTTGTAATCACAACGTCAGATTGCTTGATGTGTTCGGCGACAACTTCTTGCGTCCGCTGCTTAGCGGCTTCTGACACTTCTTTCGCGTATCCGCCATCGGCTACAGTATCTTCGTTAAGTTGTACTTCAACAAATTTCGCTCCTAAGCTTTGAACTTCTTCTTTAACGGCGGGGCGAATATCAAAAGCCTCTACCACAGCGCCCAAGCGTCTGGCGGTAGCGATCGCCTGTAACCCTGCAACTCCCGCACCCATGATAAATACTTTAGCTGGCGCGATTGTCCCTGCTGCTGTTGTCAGCATCGGAAAGTATTTTGGTAGTGCGGCGGCGGCAATTAATACGGCTTTGTATCCCGCAATCGATGCCTGTGATGATAATGCATCCATGCTTTGCGCTCTAGTTGTGCGTGGGATCATTTCCATACTCAGCGCGGTAATTTGTTTTTGTGCCAAACGCTGGGCGATCGCAGGTTCGCCTAACGGATTTAAGAAGCTAACTATAACTGCGCCTTCACGCAATAAATCTATTTCTAAGCGCCCATCTTCGCGCTCTTTAGGTATTCCTACTTTGAGGAGAATATCAGCTTCCTGCCACAAAGTATCTGTGTCGTTAATAATTTTTGCGCCTGCGGTTTCGTAGTCTGTATTTGTGAAAAAGGCGCTTTCGCCCGCACCTGCTTCTACCAATACTTCAATTCCTTGTTTAACTAATCGAGCGACAGTATCCGGTACTAAAGCAACACGACGTTCGCCAACTTCAATTTCTTTTGCAACTGCTAATCTCATGCAATCTCCTTCCTGACAATCTCGAAAATAAGCAACTCAAAATACGCCTTTTGCTAGCTCCCTCTCCAACCAAATGAAAACCTCCTCGTGATTGAATTAAGTGGTGTTTCCACTTTGCGACTACGTGGAGGCTTTATCGGTTTGGCAATTGCGATTTAATATTTTTCAAAACTTAACTTGTACTTAACTTTACACATCTTATTGCGATCCCCAAATTTTAAATTCTAATCTTTAGCTTCTTTTATAAATTGAGCCGCCAAAAGCCTTTTTTCTGTTACTTTTTGTAACTTTATTGCTTAGTAATCAAGAATATTCTTGAACAAATTGGGAGTCTTGATGAATTTAGCGTATTTGATCCGCATTTGTGTGGCAAAATGTTTCAACTTTTATAACGAAAATCACAAATATAGACACACTGGTATACATTTATCCATAAATGTCTGTGAATTCTGCAATAAGATAATTTCGACTTAGCGTGTTCTAGTGACTTTTCAGCCGAGACACGCGCACTAAAAAAAATCGCAAAGCATTGGCACTTTTTTCGACTACAGCACGTCTATCTTCATTGAGTCAGTAGTAAAGTTTAGTAAAAACACCTATTATTTAGGTATCATACCGATGGTAGCCACACAAGTATCTATGCGTCGTGCAATTTCTGCTTTAGCCGTTACTGGTTGTTTAATTGCTGGGTTTCCTGCTATTTCCCTTGCCCAGTCCTTGCCTGGTTTTACAATATTTAGCGGCGTCAGACGCGAGAACCAGTTGCCTTTTCGCCTAGATTTTGGTGGACAAGCTAATGGCTGGGATCGCTACCGTTTGCGTATTCCAGGAAATAAACTGAATCTTGCTGTTGCTCAGTTTACAGTTTCCTATCCCGAAAACTATCGCGGTAAGTTTGACACAGACCGAATTGAAGTCCGTGTTAGAGGAAAAAGTGTACCACTACAAGAAGTAAGATGGGATCAAGAAAACCGCGTTGTGGAAATCTTCCCAGTCGAACCTGTACCAGCTAATACGCGTACGGAAATTGTCTTTTCTAACGTCAGAAATCCTACCTTTGGTGGGATGTACTATTTCAACTGCCAGATTCAAACACCTGGAGATGTCCCGCTGCTACGCTATGTAGGCACGTGGATTTTGAGTATCACTTAAAAAAAATCAGGATTCCGAGATACGGAATTTACTGTATCTTCCTTGCAGCTAAAGTTACACTTTGGTGATATAATAAGAGATTGTGACTTTTTCATAGACAGCTAAGCTAGGAAGAATTATGAAGCGCACTTTAGAAGGTACTAACCGCAAACGAAAAAGAACCTCTGGTTTCCGCGCTCGGATGCGAACCCCAGATGGACAAAATGTCATAAAAGCCCGCAGAAGAAAAGGACGTCATCGGTTAACGGTTTAGCATTAGTCGCAAATCAGGCGTTGATACATTCGAGATCAACCACGCGTGGCTTTACACAAAGCAAATCGACTGCAAAGTCGGCACAATTTCCGAGCCGTGTTTCGGGAAGGAATCCGCCGTAATGGTTCGCACATAACGCTTAGAGCCTTACAGCGGAAAACTAAGCAGATGGTTAACACTGCTAGTGGAAATCTTCAGCAATCTGAGTTAATGGAAGTACCAACGCGTCTGGGTATTTCAGTAAGCACAAAAGTGAGTAAACGCGCTGTGGTTCGCAATCGGATCAAGCGTCAAATTCGAGCAGCTTTCCGCAGTTTATTACCGCGAATCGCGCCTGGATGGTTACTGGTGGTGATTGTACACCCGTCAGCGGTACAAGCTCAGTGCGATTACGGTCAATTTCTGCAAGAATTAGAGCAGTTGTTGACCGAAGCTGAGGTGATAGATGGGCATTCGTGAGGACGTATTTTTTGAAGGCGGACCGCATATTGGAGATCTTATTATTAATTTACTCATTGGATTAACGTTAATTGGTCTACCGCTAACAGTTGGAGCGATTGTCCGCGCCTTGTGGCTGCGCTATCGCATTACAAGTCGCCGCATTACGGTAACGGGAGGGTGGCAAGGACGAGATCGCACGGATGTAATTTATGCGGAAATAGTTAAAATTGTTAAAGTTCCTAGAGGTGTCGGCTTGTGGGGAGATATGGTACTCACGCTCAGAGACGGCAGCCGATTGGAATTACGCGCGGTTCCCAAGTTTCGCGAGATTTACGACTATATCAACGAGCAAGTCGCTGCCAAGAAAGTAGGTGCAGCATAGTCTGAAATCGATTAATCTAGGGCAGGCTTGATAAATTAAATAACAATATATCGGTATTAGACATCAGGAAAATTGCTCCTCTGTTCTCTAATTCCAACGCCTGACCCTTAGTTCGGATACATTAGACTCAGACATATTAGAGTAGTTCAGGTTGACTTAACGCCAATGGATTTTGGTATCGGGTTTCTTTCTAACAACGTAATGCTGCCGATCCTGGATTTCTTCTATGGGATCGTGCCAAGCTATGGATTAGCGATCGTGGCGTTAACACTCGTCATTCGCTTTGCACTCTACCCTCTCAGTGCTGGCTCGATTCGCAATATGCGGCGCACGCGAATCACGCAACCTTTAATGCAGAAGCGGGTAAAAGAAATTCAGGAGCGCCACAAAGACAATCCTGCCAAGTTGCAGGAAGAAATGAGCGCGGTGTACAAAGAATTTGGTAATCCGCTGTCTGGGTGCTTACCCGTGCTGCTGCAAATGCCAGTATTATTTGCTTTGTTCGCCACGCTACGCGGTTCGCCGTTTTCGGATGTCAACTATACTGTCAACCTGCAAATCCTGCCTCAGGAACAAATCGAACGGATTCAACCAAAAGCCTTTGCGACTTCACCGCAAAACATCTACATTGCAGATGGCGAACATTATCGCATTAGCGCGATTCTTCCTAGCGGTAACAATTTAGCAGTCGGCGAAAAAACAAAGATCGAATTTCAAACTGTAGAAGGCAAGCCACTGCAAGAGTTGGTTGCTCAACATCCAGAATCGAGTATTACACCCCACTGGAAGATCACAAAAGGTCAAGAGCGGGTACAAATCGACGAAGCAGGCAATATTACAGCATTGCAACCAGGCGATGCGACAATTCAAGGGACAATTCCAGGAATTGCTTCTGAGAAGGGCTTTCTGTTTATTGATGCTTTGGGGAGAGTAGGCGCTTTTGATGCTGATGGCACAATTCACTGGGATATTGTGGCGATGGTGATTGGCTTTGGTTTAAGCTTGTACCTCAACCAAGTGCTTTCCGGTCAAGGTGCCTCAGGTAATCCACAACAGGATACAGTCAATAAAATCACTCCGGTCATTTTTTCGGGGATGTTTTTGTTTTTCCCGTTACCTGCGGGAGTCTTGATGTATATGCTCATTGCGAACATCTTCCAAACGTTGCAGACTTTTATTGTTTCCCGCGAACCTCTGCCAGAAAACCTGCAAAAAATTGTAGCGGCATCCGAAACAAAAGAATCAGAAGCCAAAGGGCGTGAATCACTTCCTTTTGAGCCAGGACGTTCTAAGAAAAAAGCTTCAGGGTAGGTATGACAGAGGATACGCGTATGCAGCGGGGTCAAATATGGCTAGAAACGCTGCTTCAGCTGATGGGTGTGTCGCCGAGTGTGGAGGCACACTTAGAAGTTTATCAAGTCGAAGGTGCAGAAGAGCCAGATAGCTACTGGCTAACGATTGATGCTACACAACTCACTCCTGAACAAATAGAAATTCTGATTGGTTCAGAAGGCAGTGTACTTGATGCAATTCAATACTTAGCAAACGCAACGCTGAACTTAAATCAATCGCCAGCCGACCAAGCGTCATACACCGTTGAGTTAGATGGTTATCGCGTACGTCGTCAAGCAGAAGTGCAAGCGATCGCCCAAGCAGCTGCTGAACAAGTTCGCGCTTCGGGGCAAGAAGTCGAAATCAAATCGCTCTCATCAGCAGAGCGCCGTCAAGTTCATACGTTCTTGAAAACTTTTCCAGATTTAGAAACCTTTAGTAAAGGTAAGGAGCCACACCGACATTTAGTAGTGCGCCAGCTGCAATAGGAACAGCATACCAAGCATGGGCGCAATTGCGCCCATTTGAATCGTAAGTTCCGATCTCCGACCGCTACAACAACAGCTAGACTGTTATTTGAGTACTAACGCTGTGGTGGAAATACTATTTGTTTGAAGGGGTGGCGCAAAATTATGATGGAAGCCATTTATGTTCCGCAGCTACTGAAAGCGCCAAAGAAAACTGAGACAATCCAAGTTCAGGAGTTCTTGCAAGACTTAGAAACACTGACACCTGTTCGTGGTTGGTTAAAAGTAAAGCATTGCGGCAATTATTTAGAAGTGTCTGCCGCTGCTGAAACCATCATCACGCTAACGTGCCATCGCTGCCTGCAACAATACAATCATCGTTTGGTTGTCGATACTTTAGAGATTATCTGGTTAGACGAAGCTGCTGAACAAACAGATACACTTTTAGTCGAGCGAGAAATCGCGATGGAAGACTTGGTAGAAACATTGCCACCGCGCGGTTTTTTCGAGCCTAGTCAGTGGCTTTACGAGCAGTTATGTCTAGAACTGCCGCAAAGGCAATTATGCGACGTCAAATGCTCAGGAATTCAACCAGAAAATAATGATGCGGCAACGGTACTTATTGACAAACGCTGGGCTTCGCTGCAAGCTCTAAAGAAAGACCTTTAACATTAAAATGCCCACGAGTCTTCATTAGCCTCTAGCCCCCATCACTGCCATGAGCTTCCACGATGAGTTTGAATTGCTACTGCGCGCCCGCTACTCTTTGATTTATATTCCCACCTTTGAAGAAGAACGCGTAGAACTAGCAGTTCGGGAAGTAGCACAGCGTCAAGGCAATCGGGCAATTTATATTTGGGACTTTGTCGATGGATACACCGCGAATCCTAATGATGCAGGTTTTGGTCGTCGTAACCCGCTACAAGCGCTGGAGTTAGTTGAAAAACTGCCGGTATCAGCACCAGCGGTATTTATTTTGCGCGACTTTCATCGCTTTTTAGAAGACGTGTCGGTTTGCCGGAAGTTGCGTAATTTAGCAAAGCTGTTGAAGTCGCAACCTAAAAATATCGTTATTCTTTCGCCAAAAGTGGCAATTCCTGAAGATTTAAGCGAAGTTTTAACCGTTTTAGAGTTTCCGCTACCCACAGCACCAGAAATTAAAGTAGAAATCGAACGGTTGTTCGCAGCCACAGGACAGTCACTGACAGGAAAAGTGCTTGATGAATTAGTTCGTTCGTGTCAAGGGCTATCGATGGAGCGCATCCGGCGCGTTTTGGCAAGAGCAATCGCCACGCATGGGCAAATTCAGCCGGAAGATGTCGAACTTGTGTTGCAAGAAAAGCGACAAACGATTCGGCAAACCCAAATTCTCGACTTTTACCCTGCTACGGAAAAGATTTCGGATATTGGGGGATTAGATAATCTGAAAGATTGGTTATTGCGGAGGGGTGGGGCATTTACCGAACGCGCGCGAACTTATGGTTTACCGCACCCACGCGGCTTGTTGTTAGTGGGAATTCAGGGAACAGGAAAGTCACTCACTGCCAAAGCGATCGCGCATCACTGGCATTTACCTCTACTACGGTTAGACGTCGGACGTTTGTTTGGTGGCTTAGTTGGCGAGTCTGAGTCGCGTACGCGACAAATGATTCAAGTTGCGGAAGCTTTGTCGCCTTGCATTTTGTGGATTGATGAGATTGATAAAGCGTTTGCGGGTATTGGTGGGAAAGGCGACGCTGGTACGACAAGTCGCGTATTTGGTACATTCATCACCTGGCTTGCGGAAAAAACATCGCCAGTGTTTGTTGTCGCTACCGCTAATGATATTCAATCGCTGCCACCCGAAATGCTGCGTAAAGGACGTTTTGATGAAATCTTCTTTGTGGGTTTACCAACTCAAGAAGAACGCAAAGCAATTTTTACCGTTCATTTATCGCGACTGCGCCCTCACAATATTAAAAATTACGACATCGAACGCTTAGCTTACGAAACACCTGACTTTTCCGGCGCAGAAATTGAGCAAACGCTGATCGAAGCAATGCATATTGGTTTTAGTCAAAACCGCGACTTTACCACCGACGATATTTTAGAAGCTGCTAGCCAAATTATTCCGCTAGCACGAACTGCGCAAGAGCAAATTGAGTTTCTCCAAGAATGGGCTGCGGCGGGTAAAGCGCGCTTAGCATCAAAACACAGCACTTTGAGTAGCCGTATTCAGCGGCAGTTGCAATGAATTATTGCTACATAATGTTTACTGCACGCTAACGGCTCGTCCTTGTGAACTAAACTCAATGGGTACATCCTGCTGCATCGGTTCCCA
This genomic interval carries:
- a CDS encoding NAD(P) transhydrogenase subunit alpha; protein product: MTEALLAALFVFVLASFTGFEVINKVPPTLHTPLMSGANAISGIAVIGAILVSGANEGSVSVILGLIAVVLATINVVGGFLVTDRMLQMFKKKEVKA
- a CDS encoding AAA family ATPase is translated as MSFHDEFELLLRARYSLIYIPTFEEERVELAVREVAQRQGNRAIYIWDFVDGYTANPNDAGFGRRNPLQALELVEKLPVSAPAVFILRDFHRFLEDVSVCRKLRNLAKLLKSQPKNIVILSPKVAIPEDLSEVLTVLEFPLPTAPEIKVEIERLFAATGQSLTGKVLDELVRSCQGLSMERIRRVLARAIATHGQIQPEDVELVLQEKRQTIRQTQILDFYPATEKISDIGGLDNLKDWLLRRGGAFTERARTYGLPHPRGLLLVGIQGTGKSLTAKAIAHHWHLPLLRLDVGRLFGGLVGESESRTRQMIQVAEALSPCILWIDEIDKAFAGIGGKGDAGTTSRVFGTFITWLAEKTSPVFVVATANDIQSLPPEMLRKGRFDEIFFVGLPTQEERKAIFTVHLSRLRPHNIKNYDIERLAYETPDFSGAEIEQTLIEAMHIGFSQNRDFTTDDILEAASQIIPLARTAQEQIEFLQEWAAAGKARLASKHSTLSSRIQRQLQ
- a CDS encoding YceD family protein, which encodes MEAIYVPQLLKAPKKTETIQVQEFLQDLETLTPVRGWLKVKHCGNYLEVSAAAETIITLTCHRCLQQYNHRLVVDTLEIIWLDEAAEQTDTLLVEREIAMEDLVETLPPRGFFEPSQWLYEQLCLELPQRQLCDVKCSGIQPENNDAATVLIDKRWASLQALKKDL
- a CDS encoding protein jag — protein: MTEDTRMQRGQIWLETLLQLMGVSPSVEAHLEVYQVEGAEEPDSYWLTIDATQLTPEQIEILIGSEGSVLDAIQYLANATLNLNQSPADQASYTVELDGYRVRRQAEVQAIAQAAAEQVRASGQEVEIKSLSSAERRQVHTFLKTFPDLETFSKGKEPHRHLVVRQLQ
- a CDS encoding Re/Si-specific NAD(P)(+) transhydrogenase subunit alpha — protein: MRLAVAKEIEVGERRVALVPDTVARLVKQGIEVLVEAGAGESAFFTNTDYETAGAKIINDTDTLWQEADILLKVGIPKEREDGRLEIDLLREGAVIVSFLNPLGEPAIAQRLAQKQITALSMEMIPRTTRAQSMDALSSQASIAGYKAVLIAAAALPKYFPMLTTAAGTIAPAKVFIMGAGVAGLQAIATARRLGAVVEAFDIRPAVKEEVQSLGAKFVEVQLNEDTVADGGYAKEVSEAAKQRTQEVVAEHIKQSDVVITTAQVPGKKAPLLVTEDMVVNMKPGSVIVDLAAEQGGNCACTEPGKDVQRNGVTIIGPINLPSSMPVHASQLYSKNLSSLVQLLIKDGNLDINFADDIVSAACITHAGEIRNQRVKEALATLSSATAG
- a CDS encoding PH domain-containing protein encodes the protein MGIREDVFFEGGPHIGDLIINLLIGLTLIGLPLTVGAIVRALWLRYRITSRRITVTGGWQGRDRTDVIYAEIVKIVKVPRGVGLWGDMVLTLRDGSRLELRAVPKFREIYDYINEQVAAKKVGAA
- the rnpA gene encoding ribonuclease P protein component, which translates into the protein MALHKANRLQSRHNFRAVFREGIRRNGSHITLRALQRKTKQMVNTASGNLQQSELMEVPTRLGISVSTKVSKRAVVRNRIKRQIRAAFRSLLPRIAPGWLLVVIVHPSAVQAQCDYGQFLQELEQLLTEAEVIDGHS
- the yidC gene encoding membrane protein insertase YidC, with protein sequence MDFGIGFLSNNVMLPILDFFYGIVPSYGLAIVALTLVIRFALYPLSAGSIRNMRRTRITQPLMQKRVKEIQERHKDNPAKLQEEMSAVYKEFGNPLSGCLPVLLQMPVLFALFATLRGSPFSDVNYTVNLQILPQEQIERIQPKAFATSPQNIYIADGEHYRISAILPSGNNLAVGEKTKIEFQTVEGKPLQELVAQHPESSITPHWKITKGQERVQIDEAGNITALQPGDATIQGTIPGIASEKGFLFIDALGRVGAFDADGTIHWDIVAMVIGFGLSLYLNQVLSGQGASGNPQQDTVNKITPVIFSGMFLFFPLPAGVLMYMLIANIFQTLQTFIVSREPLPENLQKIVAASETKESEAKGRESLPFEPGRSKKKASG
- a CDS encoding DUF2808 domain-containing protein, yielding MVATQVSMRRAISALAVTGCLIAGFPAISLAQSLPGFTIFSGVRRENQLPFRLDFGGQANGWDRYRLRIPGNKLNLAVAQFTVSYPENYRGKFDTDRIEVRVRGKSVPLQEVRWDQENRVVEIFPVEPVPANTRTEIVFSNVRNPTFGGMYYFNCQIQTPGDVPLLRYVGTWILSIT
- the rpmH gene encoding 50S ribosomal protein L34, whose protein sequence is MMKRTLEGTNRKRKRTSGFRARMRTPDGQNVIKARRRKGRHRLTV
- a CDS encoding NAD(P)(+) transhydrogenase (Re/Si-specific) subunit beta; amino-acid sequence: MSDFLPTGIQLSYLVAASLFIVGLKKLGSPATARQGNFLAAVGMLLAVVATLLDRQVLSYEMILVGLAVGSLIGAIAAQKVAMTAMPQMVGLLNGLGGAASALVAVAEFWRLRGTSQAIPLDANVSMLLDVFIGGVTFTGSMIAFAKLQGLISGSPVTFPLQQPINALLLVGFVVGSGYLLVSPENLPIFLAVAGISLLLGVLFVLPIGGGDMPVVISLLNSLSGLAASAAGFVVMNNMLIIAGALVGASGLILTQIMCKAMNRSLASVLFGSFGKAGVSGGSGTEDKTVHSIDPEEGAMMLGYARSVVIVPGYGMAVAQAQHSVRELADQLEKMGVEVKYAIHPVAGRMPGHMNVLLAEANVPYPQLYDMDDINPQFEQTDVALVIGANDVVNPAARSDAASPIYGMPILEVDRAKHTIVIKRGMSTGFAGVDNDLFYKDKTMMLFGSAKDVVAKLVSEVKQL